The following proteins are co-located in the Desulfoscipio sp. XC116 genome:
- a CDS encoding cell division protein FtsA — translation MTVPQSANNIIFALDIGTRTVIGLVGSMEGKNFKIIAQECIEHEGRAMYDGQIHDIPRVAEVVAAVKSRLERKTGLILDKVAVAAAGRSLKTVRCRGEMEYGVSREIESLDIRGLELAALRQAHQELEREGDGAPDYYCVGHCVITYLLDDLPVSNLLGHVGDRIGAEIVATFLPTTVVNSLYTVLCRVNLEPVHLTLEPIAAIDVAIPENYRLLNLALVDIGAGTSDIAITRDGTIIAYGMVPQAGDEITEPIVENLLVEFNEAERIKRLIGSEKEITYTDIIGVTDTVTREKLIQVIDPVLDRLADAIVSNILELNSGIPPKSVFCIGGGARIPTLTEKLAERLQLDKGRVVIRDRSFVQNLIYENADDLLAGPEGVTALGIATVALTRLGYEFMQVNINGCGYKLFNSRDITVSQALGLIEYDPHYLIAKNGRDLKFFLNDRPHTVFGGLGQPARILLNGREANLQSTVQDGDEILVIKAVSGADAFARVADFLSEKRKLIIHLNGRDVEWTARPLLNGQEAGPTTGLQNTDRLVISQTPTVEEIAGLCGIDLAGCQVMVNGHRVTVQDTLSNGDNVEIPVLKLREKDDQPPSKGNKGDIPGITLTVNGEEIKLLVESAIFIDIFNYIDIDTSKPQGMLVMTINGNRAQYTDPVRDGDRIDIYWDENEEKTVNRHMHS, via the coding sequence ATGACTGTTCCACAAAGCGCAAACAATATCATATTTGCCCTGGATATTGGCACAAGGACAGTTATCGGCCTTGTCGGGAGCATGGAGGGTAAAAATTTTAAAATTATCGCCCAGGAATGTATCGAACACGAGGGACGTGCCATGTACGACGGTCAGATTCACGATATTCCCCGGGTAGCCGAGGTAGTTGCCGCCGTTAAATCCCGTCTGGAGCGCAAAACCGGCCTAATATTGGATAAAGTGGCGGTGGCCGCGGCCGGCCGTTCCTTGAAAACCGTTCGCTGCCGGGGGGAAATGGAATACGGCGTAAGCCGGGAAATCGAATCTCTGGACATCCGCGGGTTGGAACTGGCGGCTCTGCGCCAGGCTCACCAGGAATTGGAACGGGAGGGTGACGGCGCTCCGGATTATTACTGCGTCGGGCATTGTGTGATCACTTACCTGCTCGACGATCTGCCCGTGTCGAACCTCCTGGGACACGTGGGAGATCGGATAGGCGCTGAGATAGTGGCCACATTCCTGCCGACAACGGTAGTCAACAGCCTGTATACCGTATTGTGCCGGGTTAATCTGGAACCCGTTCACCTAACTTTGGAACCTATCGCTGCCATTGATGTGGCCATCCCGGAAAATTACCGACTGCTCAACCTGGCTCTAGTCGATATCGGCGCCGGTACCTCGGACATCGCCATTACCCGTGACGGCACTATTATTGCCTACGGCATGGTGCCCCAGGCAGGCGACGAAATTACTGAACCGATCGTGGAAAACTTGCTGGTGGAGTTTAACGAGGCGGAAAGAATCAAACGCCTAATTGGCTCAGAGAAAGAGATCACTTATACGGACATTATCGGCGTGACCGATACGGTTACCCGGGAAAAGTTAATACAGGTTATTGATCCGGTCCTGGACAGGTTGGCTGACGCCATCGTTAGCAACATATTGGAATTGAACAGCGGTATACCTCCCAAGTCGGTTTTTTGTATCGGTGGCGGAGCCCGGATTCCCACCTTAACTGAAAAACTGGCCGAACGCTTGCAATTGGATAAAGGACGGGTGGTGATCCGGGACAGAAGCTTTGTGCAAAATTTGATCTACGAAAACGCTGATGATTTGCTGGCCGGCCCGGAAGGGGTCACGGCATTAGGCATCGCCACGGTGGCCCTAACCAGATTGGGTTATGAATTTATGCAGGTCAATATAAATGGTTGCGGTTATAAACTCTTTAACTCCAGGGATATCACCGTGTCCCAGGCCCTGGGATTGATAGAGTATGATCCCCACTATCTGATTGCCAAAAACGGCCGGGACCTGAAATTCTTCTTAAATGACCGGCCGCATACCGTGTTTGGCGGCCTGGGACAGCCAGCCCGTATACTGCTTAACGGGCGGGAAGCCAATTTGCAAAGTACCGTACAGGACGGTGACGAAATCTTGGTCATCAAGGCCGTCTCCGGAGCGGATGCCTTCGCCCGGGTGGCTGATTTTCTGTCGGAGAAAAGAAAACTTATCATCCATTTAAACGGCCGGGATGTAGAATGGACAGCGCGTCCCTTGTTGAACGGGCAAGAAGCCGGCCCTACCACCGGGCTGCAAAATACCGACCGTTTGGTTATATCACAAACTCCCACGGTGGAGGAAATCGCCGGCCTTTGCGGGATCGACCTTGCCGGTTGCCAGGTTATGGTCAACGGGCACCGGGTCACGGTTCAAGACACGCTGAGCAACGGAGATAATGTGGAAATACCGGTGCTTAAGCTCCGGGAAAAAGATGACCAGCCGCCCAGCAAAGGCAACAAAGGCGATATACCCGGCATAACATTGACTGTTAACGGGGAAGAAATCAAACTGTTGGTTGAGAGCGCTATTTTTATTGATATTTTTAATTATATTGATATAGATACCAGCAAACCCCAGGGCATGCTGGTTATGACAATCAATGGTAATAGGGCCCAGTACACCGATCCCGTTCGGGATGGAGATCGCATCGATATTTACTGGGACGAAAATGAAGAAAAGACAGTCAATAGGCATATGCATAGTTAA
- a CDS encoding DEAD/DEAH box helicase: MDHSVLDLFHPLIGKWFIEKVGLPADIQAQAWPRVAKGEHVLITAPTGSGKTLTAFLWSLQKLITGDWPGGLVRVLYVSPLKALNNDVQRNLLKPLEELRAYFAEAGERFPPMRVLTRSGDTPPNERRQMLRRPPEILITTPESLNLLLSSKNNRLILNGVETVILDEIHAVLDSKRGTHLITAVDRLVPLAGEFQRIALSATVRPLEPVAEFVGGLRVRQAGEDYRYEKRPVVILQSIVKKQYNLTVDAIKQINDGAEGEQDALWQALAAALTKVIRENNATLVFCNNRRTVEKLTRYINDAAGEPLVYSHHGSLARELRLAVEHKLKYGELKGIVATNSLELGIDIGELDAVILVQTPPSLTAAVQRIGRAGHGVGQVSRGTLYPVFGHDFLEAAVTSLNLPATEIEPIAPIEAPLDVLAQVLLSMTAVQTWDVDELYAFLKTSYPYRHLPRKSYDLLLEMLAGRYADTRLRELKPRIIWDKLDHTVKARDGAVRLVYQGGGTIPDRGCYDLRLMDTKAKIGELDEEFVWERNVGESFMLGNRVWRIMRVTHNDVEVVPGDRTINIIPFWRAEEQNRDFYFAEKMGLFLEEADRNLATEWFAHQPVFKNTWSPCAVERLMAFLKGQKEATGRPLPHRHHILIEHFADPLNTADSKQAIIHTLWGGKVNRPLAMALAAAWEQKFGYPLETYVGNNSVMLMLPHSFAPPDLFSLVSPSNLEHLLRSKLESSGFFGAKFRENAGRALLLPKAGFKKRMPLWLNRLRAKKLMAAVTAYADFPIMLETWRNCLKDEFDLETVKQLLDEINDGRIMISETVTHRPSPFASDVIWSRTNKYMYEDDTPLSDRRSGLSRELLKELVYASHLRPAIPEVLVRELDGKLKRTAPGYAPPDGEELLLWIKERLFIPADEAASLFAAMLRDNQAADLNLTLDKIKRTLGDKVAWLHLPGTEQPGLCALEILPRIVACLGVGFSDLALRPLTPQAADELSAGLNKALALFEQETGTESGELGSDTAFFVHQWLSYYGPVPREFVGRCFGLPAEVCAAVFATLLEEECIVADMLPEGTGQEEICDRENLERLLAMARRARRPEFNPLPVTALPLFLATYQGVVEKGTTMEDLEERFEQLFGFISQAQLWEEAILPARMESYYTAWTDSLMQTSDLIWFGRGQKRTGFCFSDDLELFPPGAEPQGEEDEARAQALFPDLQGKYDFFALSRHTGLPSDALTQKLWEHVWRGSVTNDSFAVLRRGILTKFKPLQAEDKRGLSRRAGYSRWSASRPLQGGWYILPESEERDLIEREELVKDRIRQLFFRYGVLFRELLHHELPEMQWRQIFRTLRLMEFSGEIYAGYFFEQITGLQFVSREANRFLGRGLNEKNIYWLNATDPASPCGLKLPGMDEDLPARLPTNFVVFHGTQLKVVARRNGKELLIKAGPDDPVLPAYFTFCKTLLTRDFNPLKSIVVESINGLPVLKSPYKKALQSIGFTGDYKSLILRRQY, translated from the coding sequence ATGGATCACTCGGTTCTCGATCTGTTTCATCCGCTGATCGGCAAATGGTTTATCGAAAAGGTGGGCTTGCCTGCCGATATTCAGGCCCAAGCCTGGCCCCGCGTTGCCAAAGGCGAGCATGTTTTAATTACGGCTCCTACGGGCAGCGGTAAAACTCTGACCGCCTTTCTCTGGTCATTGCAGAAGCTAATTACCGGTGATTGGCCGGGGGGACTGGTACGGGTCTTGTATGTTTCGCCCCTGAAGGCCCTCAATAACGATGTGCAGCGCAACCTGTTGAAGCCCCTCGAAGAGCTGCGGGCTTATTTTGCAGAGGCAGGTGAAAGGTTTCCCCCGATGCGGGTACTCACCCGCAGTGGAGACACCCCGCCAAATGAACGCCGGCAGATGCTGCGCAGGCCGCCCGAAATTCTAATCACCACCCCCGAAAGTCTTAATCTATTGCTTAGTTCCAAAAACAACCGCCTGATTTTAAACGGGGTGGAAACGGTTATTCTGGACGAAATCCATGCCGTCCTGGACAGCAAACGGGGCACCCATCTGATCACGGCGGTGGACCGGCTGGTTCCTTTGGCGGGGGAATTCCAAAGGATTGCCTTATCCGCCACGGTCCGGCCCCTGGAACCGGTCGCTGAATTTGTGGGCGGCCTCAGAGTGCGGCAAGCCGGTGAGGATTACCGTTATGAAAAGCGGCCGGTGGTTATTCTGCAGTCGATTGTCAAAAAACAATATAACCTGACCGTGGACGCTATTAAACAGATTAACGACGGGGCGGAGGGGGAGCAGGATGCTCTCTGGCAGGCATTGGCCGCCGCCTTGACGAAGGTGATTCGCGAGAACAATGCCACCCTGGTGTTTTGCAATAACCGCCGGACAGTTGAAAAACTGACCCGTTACATTAATGATGCCGCGGGCGAGCCCCTGGTTTATTCCCATCATGGTTCACTGGCCCGGGAACTTCGCCTGGCGGTGGAACACAAACTTAAATATGGTGAATTGAAAGGGATTGTAGCTACCAATTCTCTTGAATTAGGCATTGATATCGGCGAACTGGATGCGGTGATTTTGGTGCAAACCCCGCCCTCGCTGACTGCCGCCGTCCAAAGGATTGGTCGGGCCGGTCACGGGGTGGGCCAGGTGAGCCGGGGGACGTTGTACCCTGTTTTCGGACACGATTTTTTGGAAGCCGCGGTGACTTCACTTAACCTGCCCGCGACTGAAATTGAACCCATCGCTCCTATTGAAGCGCCTTTGGATGTGCTGGCGCAGGTGCTGTTATCCATGACCGCCGTTCAGACCTGGGACGTGGATGAGCTTTATGCCTTTCTTAAGACCAGTTATCCCTATCGCCATCTGCCCCGTAAGAGTTATGACCTGCTGTTGGAAATGCTGGCGGGCCGCTATGCGGATACCCGTTTGCGCGAACTCAAGCCCCGCATCATTTGGGATAAACTGGACCATACGGTCAAAGCCCGGGACGGGGCGGTCCGCCTGGTTTACCAGGGAGGCGGCACCATCCCCGACAGGGGTTGCTATGACCTCCGCCTGATGGACACCAAGGCCAAGATAGGTGAGTTGGATGAGGAGTTTGTTTGGGAGCGGAATGTGGGCGAAAGCTTTATGCTGGGTAACCGGGTATGGCGGATTATGCGTGTTACGCATAATGATGTGGAAGTAGTGCCCGGTGACCGGACAATTAACATCATACCCTTTTGGCGGGCGGAAGAGCAAAACCGGGACTTCTATTTTGCTGAAAAAATGGGCCTCTTTTTGGAAGAGGCGGATCGAAATCTGGCAACAGAATGGTTTGCGCATCAGCCGGTGTTCAAAAACACCTGGTCCCCGTGCGCCGTCGAGCGGCTCATGGCATTTCTCAAAGGGCAAAAAGAAGCGACGGGCCGGCCTTTGCCGCACCGGCATCATATACTAATTGAACACTTTGCCGATCCCCTGAACACGGCGGACAGCAAACAAGCTATTATTCATACCCTGTGGGGCGGTAAAGTCAACCGGCCTTTGGCCATGGCTTTGGCCGCCGCCTGGGAGCAAAAGTTCGGCTATCCCCTGGAGACTTATGTCGGCAATAACAGCGTCATGTTAATGCTGCCCCATAGTTTTGCGCCGCCGGATCTTTTCTCCCTGGTTTCACCCTCCAATCTGGAGCATCTTTTACGAAGCAAATTGGAGAGTTCAGGCTTTTTCGGCGCTAAATTTAGGGAAAACGCGGGACGTGCCCTGCTGTTGCCCAAGGCCGGTTTTAAAAAACGCATGCCTCTGTGGCTCAACCGCCTCAGGGCTAAGAAATTAATGGCGGCGGTCACTGCATATGCTGATTTTCCCATTATGCTGGAGACCTGGCGCAACTGTCTGAAGGATGAATTTGATTTGGAGACAGTCAAACAGCTGCTGGATGAAATAAACGATGGCCGGATCATGATCAGCGAAACAGTTACCCACCGACCGTCTCCTTTTGCGTCTGATGTAATTTGGAGCCGGACCAACAAATACATGTATGAAGACGACACACCTCTCTCCGACCGGCGGTCGGGTTTGAGCCGGGAATTATTGAAAGAGCTGGTGTACGCATCTCATTTGCGGCCCGCAATCCCGGAGGTTTTAGTCCGGGAATTGGACGGTAAGCTTAAGCGGACCGCGCCGGGGTATGCGCCCCCTGACGGGGAGGAACTATTGCTTTGGATTAAAGAACGCCTTTTTATTCCCGCTGATGAAGCGGCCTCCCTTTTTGCCGCCATGCTAAGGGATAACCAGGCCGCTGATCTTAATTTAACCTTAGATAAAATTAAGCGCACTTTAGGGGATAAGGTGGCCTGGCTGCACCTGCCGGGGACGGAACAGCCGGGCTTGTGCGCTCTGGAAATCTTACCGAGGATTGTCGCCTGCCTGGGTGTCGGCTTTTCCGACCTTGCCCTGCGTCCCTTAACTCCTCAGGCTGCGGACGAGCTGTCGGCAGGCTTAAATAAAGCTTTGGCTCTTTTTGAACAGGAGACGGGTACGGAGTCCGGGGAACTCGGCAGCGATACCGCCTTCTTTGTGCATCAGTGGTTGTCCTATTACGGTCCCGTGCCGAGGGAGTTTGTCGGTCGGTGCTTCGGTCTGCCGGCTGAAGTTTGCGCGGCCGTTTTTGCCACTCTGCTGGAAGAGGAATGTATCGTGGCGGATATGCTTCCTGAGGGAACCGGCCAGGAAGAGATATGTGACCGTGAAAATTTGGAGCGTCTGTTGGCGATGGCCAGGCGTGCCCGCCGGCCGGAATTCAATCCTCTGCCGGTGACGGCATTGCCCTTATTTTTAGCGACCTACCAGGGGGTCGTTGAAAAAGGAACGACTATGGAGGATTTAGAAGAGCGTTTTGAACAATTGTTTGGCTTTATCAGCCAGGCCCAGCTATGGGAGGAAGCCATCCTGCCCGCACGCATGGAGTCTTACTATACTGCCTGGACGGATAGCCTGATGCAGACAAGTGATTTAATTTGGTTTGGCCGTGGGCAAAAGCGAACGGGCTTTTGCTTTAGCGACGATTTAGAGCTGTTCCCTCCCGGCGCAGAGCCTCAGGGAGAAGAAGACGAAGCGCGGGCACAGGCGCTTTTCCCGGATTTGCAGGGCAAATACGATTTTTTTGCGCTCAGCCGGCATACGGGTTTGCCGAGCGATGCTTTGACGCAAAAGTTATGGGAACATGTTTGGCGGGGCAGTGTCACCAACGATAGCTTTGCCGTACTGCGCAGAGGCATTCTGACCAAATTTAAACCCCTCCAAGCGGAGGACAAACGGGGCCTTAGCCGCCGCGCGGGGTACAGCCGCTGGTCCGCTTCGCGTCCTCTACAGGGCGGCTGGTATATCTTGCCGGAAAGTGAAGAGCGGGATCTCATTGAGCGGGAGGAACTGGTCAAAGACAGAATACGCCAACTTTTTTTTCGCTATGGGGTGCTTTTTCGTGAGCTGCTGCACCATGAATTGCCCGAGATGCAGTGGCGGCAGATATTCCGTACATTGCGCCTCATGGAGTTTTCCGGGGAGATTTATGCCGGGTATTTTTTTGAGCAGATCACCGGTTTACAGTTTGTTTCCCGGGAAGCCAACCGTTTCTTAGGCCGGGGATTAAACGAAAAAAATATTTATTGGCTGAACGCGACCGATCCGGCATCGCCCTGCGGGCTTAAGCTGCCCGGTATGGACGAAGACCTGCCCGCTCGTTTGCCGACTAATTTTGTTGTGTTTCATGGCACTCAATTGAAAGTAGTGGCCAGACGCAACGGCAAAGAACTCTTGATCAAAGCCGGACCCGATGATCCGGTTTTACCTGCATACTTTACTTTTTGTAAAACTCTCTTAACGCGTGATTTTAATCCATTAAAAAGTATAGTCGTAGAATCTATTAACGGCCTGCCGGTTCTGAAAAGCCCCTACAAAAAAGCTTTGCAAAGTATTGGTTTTACCGGTGATTATAAAAGTCTGATATTGAGACGGCAATATTAG
- a CDS encoding flavodoxin family protein: MKILGIVGSPRRNGNTSRLVKEVLQGAAKEGAITELVFLHDYKFTGCRGCEKCSESCRCVINDDMQKLYPLLLEADGLVLGSPTYFYNVSADMKKFIDRCYSMEVFAKDDRSCWVGISEAMGGKYAVALTVCEQHDEQYMGFTMEALTKPLVDLGYRVIDTVKAVGFLKPGEVSENAGILDKSVTAGKRLAKTIKLRKELETKLRSGTVGPPFDRNQQFAAKL, from the coding sequence TTGAAAATACTTGGGATTGTAGGGAGTCCAAGAAGAAACGGCAATACTTCTCGCCTGGTAAAGGAAGTACTGCAGGGGGCCGCAAAAGAAGGAGCGATAACCGAACTTGTATTTTTGCACGATTATAAATTCACCGGCTGCCGGGGTTGTGAAAAGTGCAGTGAGTCTTGCCGATGTGTAATCAATGACGATATGCAAAAGCTCTATCCTCTTTTATTGGAAGCTGATGGCCTGGTGCTGGGCTCGCCCACTTATTTTTATAACGTGTCAGCGGACATGAAGAAATTCATCGACCGGTGCTACAGCATGGAAGTCTTTGCCAAGGATGACCGCTCCTGCTGGGTTGGGATAAGCGAGGCTATGGGCGGTAAGTATGCTGTTGCCCTGACTGTTTGCGAACAGCATGACGAACAGTACATGGGGTTTACTATGGAGGCATTAACAAAGCCTCTCGTGGACCTGGGATATAGGGTTATTGATACTGTAAAAGCGGTCGGTTTTTTAAAACCGGGTGAAGTCTCAGAAAATGCCGGTATACTGGATAAATCCGTAACAGCAGGCAAAAGATTGGCCAAGACGATTAAGTTGAGAAAAGAGTTGGAAACAAAACTCCGTTCCGGCACGGTCGGGCCACCGTTTGACCGGAATCAACAATTCGCTGCAAAGCTATGA
- a CDS encoding DUF4163 domain-containing protein, whose product MTKKVLLMGVILTLFLSMQAYSFAAADDQTAIELDGTKIKAAAYIDEGNIYLPLRAVSEALGYKVRWSGKDNPISVSKTGENIMIDLKNYTITANDHTYYMSGDYLDNAANKDTTVENTIYMRANFFSENLALKTQWDKSNEKVKLEKTTENKITIKTIKEASENEEIKMTLQYPQINGLPDQAVQENINSVFKKAADTTRNEGLQNADEMKKDMASGYSGSPNKCESYFDYKLKYNQNGLLSLIFLDYQYTGGAHGMTLQSSYTFDLKTGKAYNLQDLFNSDADYVLYISNIVGNRITEGVKEGTLYELTPFQAIKDDQDFYLSGNAVVVYFQQYEYFPYAAGIQEFPIDFSTLQDMLKPDFGFLK is encoded by the coding sequence ATGACTAAAAAGGTTTTGCTAATGGGTGTTATTTTAACATTGTTTTTGTCTATGCAAGCATACAGCTTTGCGGCAGCTGACGATCAGACGGCAATTGAGCTGGACGGTACTAAGATTAAAGCTGCCGCCTATATTGACGAAGGGAATATCTATCTGCCGCTGCGGGCTGTCAGTGAAGCGCTCGGCTATAAAGTACGATGGTCGGGAAAGGATAATCCGATATCTGTCTCCAAGACCGGGGAAAATATTATGATCGATTTGAAAAACTATACAATAACCGCAAATGACCATACTTATTATATGAGCGGAGATTATTTAGACAATGCGGCCAATAAGGACACAACCGTCGAAAACACTATCTACATGAGAGCGAACTTTTTCTCCGAAAACCTAGCACTTAAAACTCAGTGGGACAAGTCAAACGAAAAGGTCAAACTTGAAAAAACAACGGAAAACAAAATTACCATTAAAACAATAAAAGAGGCTTCGGAAAACGAGGAAATTAAAATGACCTTGCAATATCCGCAAATTAACGGGTTGCCTGACCAAGCCGTACAGGAAAATATAAACTCCGTTTTCAAAAAAGCGGCTGACACTACCAGAAATGAAGGACTGCAAAATGCGGACGAAATGAAAAAAGACATGGCTTCCGGATATTCAGGCAGTCCCAATAAATGTGAAAGTTATTTTGATTACAAGCTGAAATATAATCAAAACGGACTGTTAAGCTTAATATTTTTGGATTACCAGTATACCGGGGGCGCTCACGGTATGACGCTCCAAAGCTCTTATACTTTCGACCTGAAAACGGGCAAAGCATACAATCTTCAAGACCTGTTCAACAGTGATGCGGATTATGTTTTATATATCAGTAATATCGTCGGAAACAGGATCACCGAGGGGGTCAAGGAAGGGACATTGTATGAACTCACACCCTTCCAGGCCATTAAGGACGATCAGGACTTCTATCTGTCCGGCAATGCGGTGGTAGTTTATTTCCAACAGTACGAGTATTTCCCGTATGCCGCCGGCATTCAGGAATTTCCGATTGATTTTTCAACATTGCAAGATATGTTGAAGCCTGATTTCGGCTTTTTAAAGTAA
- a CDS encoding efflux RND transporter periplasmic adaptor subunit, whose translation MSWKKLLAGVLVLGLVASAAAFFIIKSKKPSGIPVKTAQAAIKPVQDNVFATGRVRLVEKQEFYSYEETTVKEIKVMPGETVHKGQVLGLLDVDDLGDRLSNAKSNYAVQQSNLEDALNPRPEEIAQLKADYNKAEADYQNAQKNYERTKQLYDQDAVSAQELETAQLDLIAKETMYKNAGASLKIKESGPTGPELASLKAQVEQARIQTELAQQELDRTTLTAEMDGVVIAVEVAEGDHVNPGTRLITIGNTGKVEVTAGVSEADSGSLKTGQQVIVTAAALPDREYAGVLHSVSPGALVQDGNQGSQIEVPVVVRITGNSEGLRTGYTVDLTITTVDIEKALVVPYEAVVEKEGKNKVYVVENGIAKEKTVEIGLNVELYTEIKSGLKEGDTVVVSPGDFITDGAKVSALNNAPAAGGAI comes from the coding sequence ATGTCGTGGAAGAAGCTTTTGGCCGGGGTGCTAGTCCTTGGCCTTGTTGCGTCCGCTGCCGCCTTCTTCATCATCAAAAGCAAAAAGCCTTCGGGAATACCGGTAAAAACGGCCCAAGCGGCAATAAAACCTGTTCAGGACAATGTTTTCGCCACCGGGCGGGTGAGACTGGTGGAAAAACAGGAATTTTACAGCTACGAAGAAACAACAGTCAAAGAAATTAAAGTTATGCCGGGTGAAACAGTACATAAAGGCCAAGTGCTCGGACTATTGGATGTCGATGATTTAGGGGACAGGCTCAGCAACGCCAAATCCAACTATGCGGTACAGCAATCCAACCTGGAAGACGCGCTCAACCCCAGGCCGGAGGAGATAGCCCAGCTTAAGGCCGACTACAACAAAGCCGAAGCCGACTACCAAAACGCCCAAAAAAATTACGAGCGGACCAAACAGCTGTATGACCAAGACGCAGTGAGCGCCCAGGAACTGGAGACGGCGCAGCTTGACCTGATAGCAAAAGAAACGATGTATAAAAACGCCGGCGCCAGCCTCAAAATCAAAGAATCAGGTCCCACCGGCCCGGAACTGGCCTCCCTTAAAGCGCAGGTGGAGCAGGCCCGCATCCAAACGGAACTGGCCCAGCAGGAGCTTGACAGAACCACCCTCACGGCGGAAATGGACGGCGTTGTCATTGCTGTAGAAGTGGCCGAGGGTGACCACGTCAATCCCGGCACCAGGCTTATTACCATCGGCAACACCGGCAAAGTGGAAGTAACCGCCGGTGTCAGCGAAGCGGACAGCGGCAGCTTAAAGACCGGGCAGCAAGTTATCGTCACCGCCGCAGCGCTGCCGGACCGTGAGTACGCGGGAGTACTGCACAGTGTTTCCCCCGGCGCTTTGGTGCAAGACGGCAACCAGGGCAGCCAGATCGAAGTGCCGGTAGTTGTCAGGATAACCGGAAACTCCGAAGGGCTTCGCACGGGCTATACCGTTGATTTGACCATTACCACGGTGGATATAGAAAAGGCTCTGGTCGTGCCATACGAAGCTGTAGTGGAAAAAGAAGGTAAAAACAAAGTTTATGTAGTGGAAAACGGTATTGCCAAAGAGAAAACAGTGGAAATCGGCCTGAATGTTGAACTATACACGGAAATTAAATCCGGCCTTAAAGAAGGCGACACCGTGGTTGTGAGTCCGGGTGACTTTATAACGGATGGCGCTAAAGTATCAGCATTAAATAACGCGCCTGCAGCCGGAGGCGCCATATGA
- a CDS encoding ABC transporter ATP-binding protein, producing MMIRVSGLTKIYSTGAQPVAALKDVNLEVKAGEFVSIMGPSGSGKSTLMNLLGCLDTPTSGSYELDGMEISTLDDTGMAKVRNRKIGFVFQNFNLLPRMTALRNVELPMLYAGIDARERIKKATSALQRVGLAERLHHRPNQISGGQVQRVAIARALVNQPAVLLADEPTGNLDTRSGEEIMAIFQDLNRGGATIVLVTHELDIALHTSRIIHFRDGRLVADEKVEKPLDAAEQLKNLGPGEQNKSRAGEKSASTVSPPPEIAAIPHPQTVSGSDTGKGEAQ from the coding sequence ATGATGATTCGAGTGTCCGGTCTAACTAAAATATACAGCACCGGAGCGCAGCCGGTGGCGGCCTTAAAAGACGTGAATCTCGAAGTCAAGGCCGGCGAGTTTGTATCCATAATGGGGCCGTCCGGTTCCGGCAAATCAACCTTGATGAACCTCCTGGGCTGTCTGGATACTCCGACCTCCGGCTCCTATGAACTGGACGGCATGGAAATAAGCACTCTTGATGATACCGGTATGGCTAAAGTGCGCAACCGTAAAATAGGCTTTGTTTTTCAGAACTTTAACCTGCTGCCCCGGATGACCGCCTTGCGCAATGTCGAGCTGCCCATGCTATATGCCGGGATAGATGCCCGGGAAAGAATAAAAAAAGCTACCTCGGCTCTTCAGCGGGTGGGGCTGGCCGAGCGGCTTCACCACCGCCCCAACCAGATATCCGGAGGCCAGGTGCAAAGGGTGGCCATAGCCCGGGCCCTGGTCAACCAACCGGCGGTATTGCTGGCCGACGAACCCACGGGCAACCTGGACACCCGTTCCGGGGAAGAAATCATGGCTATTTTTCAGGACTTAAACCGGGGCGGAGCCACCATCGTACTGGTCACCCACGAGCTGGACATAGCCTTGCATACCTCCAGGATTATCCACTTCAGGGACGGCAGGCTGGTAGCCGACGAGAAAGTGGAAAAACCTCTGGATGCCGCGGAACAGTTAAAAAATCTGGGACCGGGGGAACAAAACAAAAGCCGGGCCGGTGAAAAATCCGCGTCCACCGTATCACCGCCCCCTGAGATTGCGGCAATCCCCCATCCCCAAACGGTATCCGGCTCCGATACCGGGAAGGGGGAAGCACAGTGA